A portion of the Chloroflexia bacterium SDU3-3 genome contains these proteins:
- the cadA gene encoding cadmium-translocating P-type ATPase, which yields MSATLKLNLSQVLPAARCPGCASWLAQQLAAKRGIEKAHIVQADEAADLCLHYDPALLDEAALARLAHEQGDTLGSRYRHELLALGAASEADTALALLQSQRGVLHASRAAPGQLAVAYDPTAVQRTTLERLLQPAPAHEHGEDCAHEGEHHVGCCDHSGEGPTFLPQWVRERWDFVLIGLCALFLLVGWAGESFLGMPGWLALVFYALAYVAGGYEVATEAVPGLFRGKFDTDVLMLAAAAGAAALGEWSEGAFLLLLFSIGHAGEHYALDRARSAVSALGQLMPQSAQVRRGGDVVQLPIAQVAVGDVVVVRPGDRIPVDGVVLAGQGNVDQAPITGESVPVAKQPGERVFAGTISQDGALDVQVDTLVADSTLSRVMRMVAEAQQQTSPTQQFAQRFSAWFVPAVLIATGLVAVVPWLLGWWTLDVSFYRAMVMLVAASPCALAIGTPAAVLAGIGQAARSGVLIKGGAHLENLGQVRAIAFDKTGTLTTGQFAITELRPAEGVDERRLLEVAAAVEQQSSHPLAQAVVRAARERGLALPAADGLANLAGRGVRSSVGGQAALIGTPDLLEEAGVSLSDTSRASLAELAGQGRSTMLVALGGRELGLIALADTPRPGAAAALGRLRALGVRHLIMLTGDNARVARQVAEATGITDTRADLLPEDKLTAIGALGRDHGQVAMVGDGVNDAPALARATVGIAMGGAGTAVALETADVALMGDDIGKLPFAVGLGRASNAIIRQNLAISLGVIAVLLVSSVFGLVTLGPAVILHEGSTIVVVLNAIRLLGYRLPS from the coding sequence ATGAGCGCAACCCTTAAACTCAACCTCTCGCAGGTGCTGCCAGCGGCCCGCTGCCCCGGCTGCGCCAGCTGGCTGGCCCAGCAGCTCGCCGCCAAGCGCGGCATCGAGAAGGCCCATATTGTCCAGGCCGACGAGGCCGCCGACCTCTGCCTGCACTACGACCCCGCGCTGCTCGACGAGGCCGCCCTGGCACGCCTGGCCCACGAGCAGGGCGATACGCTGGGCAGCCGCTACCGCCACGAGCTGCTGGCGCTGGGCGCGGCCAGCGAGGCCGACACCGCGCTGGCCCTGCTGCAGAGCCAGCGCGGCGTGCTGCACGCCAGCCGCGCCGCCCCCGGCCAGCTGGCAGTGGCCTACGACCCCACGGCGGTGCAGCGCACCACGCTTGAGCGCCTGCTCCAGCCCGCGCCCGCGCACGAGCACGGCGAGGATTGCGCGCACGAGGGTGAGCACCATGTCGGCTGCTGCGACCACAGCGGCGAGGGGCCAACCTTCCTGCCGCAGTGGGTGCGCGAGCGCTGGGACTTCGTGCTGATCGGCCTGTGCGCGCTGTTCCTGCTGGTCGGCTGGGCGGGCGAGTCGTTCCTGGGCATGCCGGGCTGGCTGGCGCTGGTGTTCTACGCGCTGGCCTATGTGGCGGGCGGCTACGAGGTGGCCACCGAGGCGGTGCCCGGCCTGTTCCGCGGCAAGTTCGACACCGACGTGCTGATGCTGGCCGCCGCCGCTGGGGCCGCCGCCCTGGGCGAGTGGAGCGAGGGCGCGTTCCTGCTGCTGCTGTTCTCGATCGGCCACGCGGGCGAGCACTACGCCCTCGACCGCGCCCGCAGCGCGGTGAGCGCCCTAGGGCAGCTGATGCCGCAGAGCGCCCAGGTGCGGCGCGGCGGCGATGTAGTGCAGCTGCCGATCGCCCAGGTGGCCGTGGGCGACGTAGTGGTGGTGCGCCCCGGCGACCGCATCCCGGTGGATGGCGTGGTGCTGGCTGGGCAGGGCAATGTGGATCAGGCCCCGATCACCGGCGAGAGCGTGCCGGTGGCCAAGCAGCCCGGCGAGCGCGTGTTCGCGGGCACCATCAGCCAGGATGGCGCGCTGGATGTGCAGGTGGACACGCTGGTGGCCGACAGCACACTCAGCCGGGTGATGCGCATGGTGGCCGAGGCCCAGCAGCAGACCAGCCCCACCCAGCAGTTCGCCCAGCGCTTCAGCGCGTGGTTTGTGCCTGCGGTGCTGATCGCCACCGGGCTAGTGGCCGTGGTGCCGTGGCTGCTGGGCTGGTGGACGCTGGATGTGAGCTTCTACCGCGCCATGGTGATGCTGGTGGCGGCCTCGCCCTGCGCGCTGGCCATCGGCACGCCCGCCGCCGTGCTGGCGGGCATCGGCCAGGCGGCCCGCAGCGGCGTGCTGATCAAGGGCGGCGCACACCTGGAAAACCTGGGGCAGGTGCGCGCCATCGCCTTCGACAAGACCGGAACGCTCACCACCGGCCAGTTCGCCATCACCGAGCTGCGCCCCGCCGAGGGCGTGGACGAGCGGCGGCTGCTGGAGGTGGCGGCGGCAGTCGAGCAGCAGTCGAGCCACCCGCTGGCCCAGGCGGTGGTGCGGGCCGCCCGCGAGCGCGGCCTGGCCCTGCCCGCTGCCGATGGGCTTGCCAACCTGGCCGGGCGCGGCGTGCGCAGCAGCGTGGGCGGCCAAGCGGCCCTGATCGGCACGCCTGACCTGCTGGAGGAGGCCGGGGTGTCGCTGAGCGACACCAGCCGCGCATCCCTAGCCGAGCTGGCCGGGCAGGGCCGCAGCACCATGCTGGTGGCGCTGGGCGGGCGCGAGCTGGGCCTGATCGCCCTGGCCGACACGCCCCGCCCCGGCGCTGCCGCCGCGCTGGGCCGCCTGCGCGCGCTGGGTGTGCGCCACCTGATCATGCTCACCGGCGACAACGCCCGCGTGGCGCGGCAGGTGGCCGAGGCCACCGGCATCACCGACACCCGCGCCGACCTGCTGCCCGAGGACAAGCTGACAGCCATCGGGGCGCTCGGGCGCGACCATGGGCAGGTGGCCATGGTGGGCGACGGCGTGAACGACGCCCCGGCGCTGGCCCGCGCCACCGTGGGCATCGCGATGGGCGGCGCGGGCACCGCCGTGGCCCTGGAGACCGCCGACGTGGCGCTGATGGGCGACGACATCGGCAAGCTGCCCTTCGCGGTGGGCCTGGGCCGCGCCAGCAACGCGATCATCCGCCAGAACCTGGCGATCTCGCTGGGCGTGATCGCGGTGCTGCTGGTCAGCTCGGTGTTCGGCCTGGTGACGCTCGGCCCCGCCGTCATCCTGCACGAGGGCAGCACGATCGTGGTGGTGCTGAACGCCATCCGCCTGCTGGGCTACCGCCTGCCCAGCTAA
- a CDS encoding sorbosone dehydrogenase family protein, translated as MMVAAPNGAVYVTRREQGDVLALTDTDGDGRADEIKTAAAGLPLVHGIALKGGQIYLATDTKVYVGDIQDDKTLGGLHTIIDDLPTGGQHANRTLAFGPDGMLYITVGSTCNACRETDQESATILRARPDGSERAMFAKGLRNTIGFGWHPGSGQLWGMDHGSDWRGDDQPPEELNLIQPGGDYGWPYCYGARQADPFFSQEPPGTTKAAYCATTKPPVLTYQAHSAPIGMAFYMGAQFPPEYQGDAFVAMRGSWNRSQPTGYKVVRVRFQNGWPAGYEDFMSGFLIEDGAAHFGRLAGVAVTPYGSLLVSDDANGVIYRVSWAGR; from the coding sequence ATGATGGTGGCCGCGCCCAACGGCGCGGTGTACGTCACGCGGCGCGAGCAGGGCGATGTGCTGGCCCTGACCGACACCGACGGCGACGGGCGCGCCGACGAGATCAAGACCGCCGCAGCGGGGCTGCCGCTGGTGCACGGCATCGCCCTAAAAGGCGGCCAGATCTACCTGGCGACCGACACCAAGGTGTACGTCGGCGACATCCAGGATGACAAAACCCTGGGCGGGCTACACACGATCATCGACGACCTGCCGACCGGCGGCCAGCACGCCAATCGCACGCTAGCCTTCGGGCCAGACGGCATGCTGTACATCACCGTGGGCAGCACCTGCAACGCCTGCAGGGAGACCGACCAAGAGAGCGCGACCATCCTACGCGCCAGGCCGGACGGCAGCGAGCGGGCCATGTTCGCCAAGGGCCTGCGCAACACCATTGGGTTTGGCTGGCACCCGGGCAGCGGCCAGCTGTGGGGCATGGACCACGGCTCGGACTGGCGCGGCGATGACCAGCCGCCCGAGGAGCTGAACCTCATCCAGCCGGGCGGCGACTACGGCTGGCCGTACTGCTACGGCGCGCGCCAGGCCGACCCCTTCTTCTCGCAGGAGCCGCCCGGCACCACCAAGGCGGCCTACTGCGCCACCACCAAGCCGCCGGTGCTCACCTACCAGGCCCACAGCGCGCCGATCGGCATGGCCTTCTACATGGGCGCGCAGTTCCCGCCGGAATATCAGGGCGATGCCTTTGTGGCGATGCGCGGCTCGTGGAACCGCAGCCAGCCGACCGGCTACAAGGTGGTGCGCGTGCGCTTCCAGAACGGCTGGCCAGCTGGCTACGAGGATTTTATGAGCGGCTTTCTGATCGAGGATGGGGCGGCGCACTTCGGGCGGCTCGCCGGGGTGGCGGTGACGCCCTACGGCTCGCTGCTGGTGTCCGACGACGCCAACGGCGTGATCTACCGTGTCTCGTGGGCTGGGCGGTAG
- a CDS encoding thioredoxin domain-containing protein: protein MTTHKRAAARTRGRAAKAQQRNFFWIVGLSLMALAVVASVGLLGRRAADTSAVRVSAHPAPASAEPNGRAWGPKDAPITVIEYADYECESCGYFATNYEQEVVAAFASTGKVRFEIRNAPFHGEGARRAAQAAYCAAEQNMFWPFHDSLFLNQPAHGSAGFSATMLEAVAAKLGMDTAAFGACLSAGTYAAQVEADYQTALANGVTGTPTFVVNGKAYVGPQSADDLRGIFATVAPDVTLD, encoded by the coding sequence ATGACGACACACAAGCGAGCCGCCGCCCGCACCCGTGGGCGTGCCGCAAAAGCGCAGCAGCGCAATTTTTTCTGGATCGTTGGGCTGAGCCTGATGGCGCTGGCTGTAGTGGCCAGCGTGGGGCTGCTCGGGCGGCGGGCCGCCGACACCAGCGCCGTGCGGGTGTCGGCGCACCCGGCCCCGGCCAGCGCCGAGCCGAATGGCCGCGCCTGGGGGCCGAAGGACGCGCCGATCACGGTGATCGAGTACGCCGACTACGAGTGCGAGTCCTGCGGGTACTTTGCCACCAACTACGAGCAGGAGGTCGTGGCGGCATTCGCCAGCACCGGCAAGGTGCGCTTCGAGATCCGCAATGCGCCGTTCCACGGCGAGGGCGCGCGGCGGGCGGCGCAGGCTGCCTACTGCGCCGCCGAGCAGAACATGTTCTGGCCCTTCCACGACTCGCTGTTTCTGAACCAGCCAGCGCATGGCTCGGCTGGCTTCAGCGCCACTATGCTAGAGGCCGTCGCGGCGAAGCTGGGGATGGATACGGCCGCATTTGGCGCGTGCCTGAGCGCGGGCACCTACGCCGCCCAGGTTGAGGCGGACTACCAGACCGCGCTGGCCAACGGTGTGACCGGCACGCCGACGTTTGTGGTGAATGGCAAGGCCTACGTGGGGCCGCAGTCCGCCGATGACCTGCGCGGCATCTTCGCCACGGTCGCGCCGGATGTGACGCTCGACTAG
- a CDS encoding alpha/beta fold hydrolase translates to MQQIGKQRRNGAMIVANPQWLDTKEYPFTSNIFASGDGDLHYVDVGSGEPIIFLHGSPDWSFSFRNIIQALSKRYRCIAIDHLGFGLSDKPINGDYRSESHSRRVEQLIAALHLSNVTLILHDWGGPIGMSYAVNHPENIKSVVIINSWAWAVDKDWYYQAFSGMMGGGLGKFFIRQWNLFVHVVVPTSYGDKQKLTPAMRQHLLMPFSSKESRRGMESFPGAIIKETPWLASIWSKRHALDHKPMLILWGMKDIAVRKKELEQWQAAYPQAEVHTFGDVGHFPHEERPGQTIEYLQAFLGKQ, encoded by the coding sequence ATGCAGCAGATCGGCAAGCAAAGGAGAAACGGCGCTATGATCGTGGCAAACCCTCAGTGGCTTGATACCAAAGAATATCCCTTTACATCAAACATATTTGCCAGCGGCGACGGCGATCTTCACTACGTCGATGTCGGCAGCGGCGAGCCGATCATCTTCCTTCACGGCAGCCCAGATTGGTCTTTCTCGTTCCGAAATATCATTCAGGCACTGTCCAAGCGCTACCGCTGCATCGCAATCGACCACCTTGGATTCGGCCTCTCGGACAAGCCGATCAACGGCGACTACCGCTCCGAATCACACTCCAGGCGGGTAGAGCAGCTGATCGCGGCGCTGCACCTGAGCAATGTCACGCTGATTTTGCACGATTGGGGCGGGCCGATCGGCATGTCCTACGCGGTCAATCACCCGGAGAACATCAAGTCGGTGGTGATCATCAACTCGTGGGCGTGGGCGGTGGACAAAGACTGGTACTACCAGGCCTTCAGCGGCATGATGGGCGGCGGGCTGGGGAAGTTTTTCATCCGTCAGTGGAACCTGTTTGTGCATGTGGTGGTGCCCACATCCTATGGCGACAAGCAGAAGCTCACGCCGGCCATGCGCCAGCACCTGCTGATGCCATTTAGCAGCAAGGAGTCGCGGCGGGGCATGGAGAGCTTCCCCGGCGCGATCATCAAGGAGACGCCCTGGCTGGCCAGCATCTGGAGCAAGCGCCACGCGCTCGACCACAAGCCGATGCTCATCCTGTGGGGCATGAAGGACATTGCGGTGCGCAAAAAGGAGCTGGAGCAGTGGCAGGCCGCCTACCCGCAGGCCGAGGTCCACACCTTCGGCGATGTGGGGCACTTCCCCCACGAGGAGCGCCCAGGCCAGACTATCGAGTATCTGCAGGCGTTCTTGGGCAAGCAGTAG